In one window of Juglans regia cultivar Chandler chromosome 3, Walnut 2.0, whole genome shotgun sequence DNA:
- the LOC108996571 gene encoding oligopeptide transporter 1-like, whose translation MEHQSKKPGPDAHIYEDSDEVNDSPIEQVRLTVPITDDPTLPCMTFRTWVLGITSCAALAFLNQFFGYRQNALYVSSVSAQILVLPVGKLMAVYLLDKSVRIPGTKWCFSLNPGPFNLKEHVLITIFANSGSNMVYAVGIITIVKAFYHRRIHPLAAMLLTQTTQLLGYGWARVFRKFLVDSPYMWWPSNLVQVSLFRALHEVEIRPKGGLTRLQFFLVVLTSSFAYYIVPNYLFLSITALSFVCWIWKDSVTAQQIGSGLRGLGVGSFALDRSTVASFLGSATPGFAIINIMVGFFLTLYVLIPIAYWTNSFEAKRFPIFSLHVFNADGGKYDVSVVLNETTFQFNRQGYDGYSKIHLSIFFYGLSFAVLAATISHVALFHGRAIWQQTKATFKGKFGDVHTRIMTKNYDPVPQWWFYTLLMVVVGLALLACEGFGKQLQLPFWGILLAILLARSFTLPIGVITATTNQQPGLNVITELIIGYMYPRKPLANVAFKTYGYISISQALMFLSDFKLGHYMKIPPKSMFGTKLAGTLVASSVYFGTSWWLITSVEHICDPSKLPEGSPWTCPGDDVFYNASIIWGVVGPLRMFGPLGLYSKMNYFFLIGILAPVPVWVFSRLFPDQKWICLINMPIIIGGAGVMPMAKAANYICWGAVGIFFNFFVYRRFKGWWARHNYILSAGLDAGVAFMAILCYFTLQVRDINGMRWWGLDLDDHCPLASCPTAPGIEVEGCPVFP comes from the exons ATGGAGCATCAGTCCAAGAAGCCTGGTCCAGATGCTCATATTTATGAGGATTCTG ATGAGGTAAATGACTCTCCAATCGAACAAGTTCGGCTCACAGTCCCCATTACAGATGATCCAACATTACCATGCATGACATTTCGAACATGGGTTTTGGGGATCACATCTTGTGCAGCTCTGGCATTCTTGAATCAGTTCTTTGGTTACCGCCAGAATGCACTCTATGTATCTTCGGTTTCAGCCCAAATTCTAGTGCTTCCAGTGGGAAAGCTTATGGCAGTATACCTACTAGACAAATCAGTTCGCATTCCTGGAACAAAATGGTGTTTTTCATTGAATCCAGGGCCCTTCAACTTGAAGGAGCATGTCCTAATCACCATATTTGCCAATTCAGGTTCAAATATGGTTTATGCTGTGGGAATTATTACAATTGTCAAGGCTTTCTATCACCGTCGGATTCATCCTCTTGCAGCCATGTTGCTAACTCAAACCACCCAG CTGCTTGGATATGGATGGGCTAGAGTTTTCCGAAAGTTTCTTGTCGATTCACCTTACATGTGGTGGCCTTCCAACCTGGTTCAAGTCTCTCTATTTAG GGCATTGCACGAAGTTGAGATCAGACCCAAAGGCGGACTAACGAGACTGCAGTTCTTCCTTGTAGTCCTTACATCAAGCTTTGCATACTATATTGTACCCAACTACCTGTTTCTATCGATTACCGCACTCTCCTTTGTTTGTTGGATATGGAAGGACTCAGTCACAGCCCAACAAATTGGTTCGGGTCTTCGAGGCCTTGGTGTTGGCTCGTTTGCCCTTGATCGGTCCACTGTAGCTAGTTTCCTAGGATCTGCCACCCCAGGATTTGCCATTATTAACATAATGGTTGGTTTCTTCCTAACGCTCTACGTATTAATCCCTATTGCTTACTGGACCAACTCCTTTGAAGCCAAGCGATTTCCTATTTTCTCATTGCATGTGTTCAACGCTGATGGTGGAAAATACGATGTTTCAGTAGTTTTGAATGAGACAACCTTCCAATTCAATCGACAAGGATATGATGGGTACAGCAAAATACATCTTAGTATCTTCTTTTATGGTCTAAGCTTTGCAGTACTGGCTGCTACAATATCTCACGTTGCACTCTTCCATGGAAG AGCAATCTGGCAACAAACAAAGGCTACATTCAAAGGTAAGTTCGGGGATGTACACACCAGAATAATGACAAAAAACTATGACCCTGTCCCTCAATGGTGGTTTTACACACTCTTAATGGTGGTGGTTGGACTTGCCCTACTTGCTTGTGAAGGCTTTGGCAAACAATTGCAGCTTCCCTTTTGGGGTATCCTACTAGCCATACTCTTGGCTCGGAGCTTCACTCTCCCTATTGGCGTAATCACTGCTACGACAAACCAG CAACCAGGACTTAACGTCATCACTGAGCTGATTATCGGCTACATGTATCCGAGGAAACCTCTTGCAAATGTAGCTTTCAAGACCTATGGCTACATAAGCATTTCTCAGGCACTAATGTTTCTCTCAGACTTCAAGCTAGGCCACTACATGAAAATCCCTCCAAAATCCATG TTCGGAACGAAGTTAGCGGGAACCTTGGTCGCTTCATCAGTTTACTTTGGCACATCTTGGTGGCTTATCACGTCGGTAGAACATATCTGTGACCCATCTAAACTTCCAGAAGGAAGCCCCTGGACATGCCCCGGAGATGATGTTTTCTACAATGCTTCCATCATATGGGGAGTAGTTGGTCCACTTCGCATGTTTGGCCCTCTCGGTCTTTACTCTAAGATGAACTATTTCTTCCTCATTGGCATCCTGGCACCGGTACCTGTTTGGGTATTCTCTCGCCTGTTTCCTGACCAAAAGTGGATATGCCTCATTAACATGCCCATCATTATAGGAGGTGCAGGGGTAATGCCAATGGCCAAGGCTGCGAACTACATATGTTGGGGTGCTGTTGGcattttcttcaacttttttgtGTACAGGAGATTCAAAGGCTGGTGGGCTAGGCACAATTACATTCTCTCAGCTGGGCTAGATGCTGGGGTTGCTTTCATGGCCATCCTCTGCTATTTCACATTGCAGGTTAGAGACATCAATGGAATGAGGTGGTGGGGTTTGGATTTGGACGATCACTGCCCACTGGCAAGTTGTCCTACTGCCCCTGGCATTGAGGTTGAAGGCTGTCCGGTATTCCCTTGA